From Larus michahellis chromosome 8, bLarMic1.1, whole genome shotgun sequence, one genomic window encodes:
- the TRAP1 gene encoding heat shock protein 75 kDa, mitochondrial isoform X1: MAAAAARRGRCLAALLRPGAAGGRAVPAAKGAACLQRQVLRHWSFRYNIPATSISALRTYSTQTAENKEEEPLHTIISNTENVKGTASKHEFQAETKKLLDIVARSLYSEKEVFIRELISNGSDALEKLRHRLMAEGKALPEMEIHLQTDSGKGTITIQDTGIGMTQEELVSNLGTIARSGSKAFLDALQSQAEASSKIIGQFGVGFYSAFMVADKVEVFSQSAEPGSPGYHWSSDGSGMFEIAEASGVRTGTKIIIHLKEDCKEFANEDRVKEVVTKYSNFISFPLYLNGRRINTLQALWMLDPKDIGEWQHEEFYRFIAQAYDKPRYILHYKTDAPLNIRSIFYVPEQKPSMFDISRELGSSVALYSRKILIQTKAADILPKWLRFLRGVVDSEDIPLNLSRELLQESALIRKLRDVLQKRLIKFFIDQSKKDPEKYAKFFEDYGVFMREGIVTIAEQDVKEDIAKLLRYESSALPAGQLTSLTDYASRMKAGSRNIYYLCAPNRHLAEHSPYFEAMKKKDMEVLFCYEQFDELTLLHLREFDKKKLISVETDIVVDHYKEEKFEESQPAAERLTEKEAEDLMAWMRNALGSRVTGVKVTTRLDTHPAMITVLEMGAARHFLRMQQLAKTQEERAQLLQPTLEINTGHALIKKLNELKDSQPDLAQLLLDQIYENAMIAAGLNEDPRPMVSRLNELLTRILEKN, translated from the exons CAAAAGGAGCAGCATGTCTCCAAAGACAAGTACTCCGTCATTGGAGCTTCCGATACAACATTCCTGCCACCAGCATTTCTGCTCTCCGAACGTACAGCACGCAGACAGCGGAGAACAAGGAAGAGGAGCCACTGCACACCATCATCAGCAACACGGAGAACGTGAAAG GTACAGCTTCTAAACATGAGTTTCAGGCTGAAACAAAGAAACTGCTGGACATTGTTGCCCGTTCCTTGTACTCAGAGAAGGAG GTATTTATCCGGGAGCTGATCTCCAATGGCAGCGATGCGCTGGAGAAACTGCGTCATCGGCTGATGGCAGAAGGGAAGGCCTTGCCTGAGATGGAGATCCACCTGCAGACTGACAGCGGAAAGGGAACCATCACGATCCAG gaCACGGGTATTGGGATGACCCAGGAGGAGCTGGTTTCTAACCTCGGTACCATTGCTCGATCAGGCTCAAAG GCTTTTCTAGATGCTCTGCAGAGCCAAGCTGAAGCCAGTAGTAAAATCATCGGCCAGTTTGGAGTGGGTTTCTACTCAGCCTTCATGGTGGCTGATAAAGTGGAGGTGTTCTCCCAGTCTGCAgagccggggagcccaggctATCACTGGTCTTCAGATGG TTCAGGAATGTTTGAGATTGCAGAAGCGTCTGGTGTCAGAACTGGGACTAAGATTATTATACATCTCAAAGAAGACTGCAAGGAGTTTGCAAATGAAGACCGAGTCAAGG AGGTGGTGACAAAATACAGCAACTTCATCAGCTTCCCACTGTACCTCAATGGGAGAAGAATTAACACATTACAG GCACTCTGGATGCTGGACCCCAAGGACATCGGCGAGTGGCAGCATGAGGAGTTCTACCGCTTCATAGCGCAGGCTTACGACAAGCCCCGCTACATCCTGCACTACAAGACCGATGCTCCCCTCAACATCCGCAGCATCTTCTACGTGCCTGAGCAA AAACCATCCATGTTCGATATCAGCAGGGAACTGGGCTCCAGTGTTGCCCTCTACAGCCGCAAAATTCTCATCCAAACCAAAGCTGCGGACATCCTGCCTAAATGGCTGCGTTTTCTTAGAG GTGTTGTGGACAGTGAGGATATACCCCTGAACctcagcagggagctgctgcaggagagtGCCCTTATCAG GAAGCTCCGAGATGTTTTGCAGAAGAGGTTGATCAAGTTCTTCATTGACCAGAGCAAGAAGGACCCTGAGAAATATGCCAAATTCTTTGAGGACTATGGGGTATTCATGAGAGAGGGGATTGTCACGATTGCAGAGCAAGATGTCAAG GAGGACATAGCAAAGTTGCTACGTTATGAATCGTCTGCCCTGCCCGCAGGCCAGCTGACCAGCCTGACCGACTACGCCTCCCGCATGAAGGCAGGGAGCAGAAACATCTACTACCTGTGTGCCCCAAACCGGCATCTGGCCGAGCACTCCCCGTACTTTGAGGCCATgaagaagaaggacatggag GTCCTGTTCTGCTATGAGCAATTTGATGAGCTGACGCTCTTGCACCTTCGGGAGTTTGACAAGAAGAAGCTGATCTCTGTGGAGACAGATATTGTTGTTGATCACTATAAGGAAGAGAAGTTTGAGGAGAGCCAGCCAG CTGCAGAACGTCTGACAGAGAAAGAAGCTGAGGATCTGATGGCCTGGATGAGAAATGCCTTAGGCTCTCGAGTCACTGGTGTTAAG GTGACTACGCGGCTGGACACACACCCCGCCATGATCACTGTGCTCGAGATGGGGGCTGCCCGCCACTTTCTTCGCATGCAGCAGCTGGCCAAGACCCAAGAGGAgcgtgcccagctcctgcagcccaccCTGGAGATCAACACAGG GCATGCTCTGATTAAGAAGCTTAACGAGCTGAAGGACAGTCAGCCTGATCTGGCCCAGCTGTTGCTTGATCAG atATATGAGAATGCCATGATAGCAGCAGGTCTGAATGAGGATCCCAGACCAATGGTGAGCCGGCTGAATGAGCTCCTCACCAGAATCCTGGAGAAGAACTGA
- the TRAP1 gene encoding heat shock protein 75 kDa, mitochondrial isoform X2 produces MRTGLSGGSRKERRWLGCSSSVQVHPRVQQSLVQDTGIGMTQEELVSNLGTIARSGSKAFLDALQSQAEASSKIIGQFGVGFYSAFMVADKVEVFSQSAEPGSPGYHWSSDGSGMFEIAEASGVRTGTKIIIHLKEDCKEFANEDRVKEVVTKYSNFISFPLYLNGRRINTLQALWMLDPKDIGEWQHEEFYRFIAQAYDKPRYILHYKTDAPLNIRSIFYVPEQKPSMFDISRELGSSVALYSRKILIQTKAADILPKWLRFLRGVVDSEDIPLNLSRELLQESALIRKLRDVLQKRLIKFFIDQSKKDPEKYAKFFEDYGVFMREGIVTIAEQDVKEDIAKLLRYESSALPAGQLTSLTDYASRMKAGSRNIYYLCAPNRHLAEHSPYFEAMKKKDMEVLFCYEQFDELTLLHLREFDKKKLISVETDIVVDHYKEEKFEESQPAAERLTEKEAEDLMAWMRNALGSRVTGVKVTTRLDTHPAMITVLEMGAARHFLRMQQLAKTQEERAQLLQPTLEINTGHALIKKLNELKDSQPDLAQLLLDQIYENAMIAAGLNEDPRPMVSRLNELLTRILEKN; encoded by the exons ATGAGGACTGGGCTGTCCGGAGGCTCTCGTAAGGAGCGGAGATGGTTGGGCTGTAGCAGTTCAGTGCAGGTGCACCCGCGTGTCCAACAAAGCTTGGTGCAG gaCACGGGTATTGGGATGACCCAGGAGGAGCTGGTTTCTAACCTCGGTACCATTGCTCGATCAGGCTCAAAG GCTTTTCTAGATGCTCTGCAGAGCCAAGCTGAAGCCAGTAGTAAAATCATCGGCCAGTTTGGAGTGGGTTTCTACTCAGCCTTCATGGTGGCTGATAAAGTGGAGGTGTTCTCCCAGTCTGCAgagccggggagcccaggctATCACTGGTCTTCAGATGG TTCAGGAATGTTTGAGATTGCAGAAGCGTCTGGTGTCAGAACTGGGACTAAGATTATTATACATCTCAAAGAAGACTGCAAGGAGTTTGCAAATGAAGACCGAGTCAAGG AGGTGGTGACAAAATACAGCAACTTCATCAGCTTCCCACTGTACCTCAATGGGAGAAGAATTAACACATTACAG GCACTCTGGATGCTGGACCCCAAGGACATCGGCGAGTGGCAGCATGAGGAGTTCTACCGCTTCATAGCGCAGGCTTACGACAAGCCCCGCTACATCCTGCACTACAAGACCGATGCTCCCCTCAACATCCGCAGCATCTTCTACGTGCCTGAGCAA AAACCATCCATGTTCGATATCAGCAGGGAACTGGGCTCCAGTGTTGCCCTCTACAGCCGCAAAATTCTCATCCAAACCAAAGCTGCGGACATCCTGCCTAAATGGCTGCGTTTTCTTAGAG GTGTTGTGGACAGTGAGGATATACCCCTGAACctcagcagggagctgctgcaggagagtGCCCTTATCAG GAAGCTCCGAGATGTTTTGCAGAAGAGGTTGATCAAGTTCTTCATTGACCAGAGCAAGAAGGACCCTGAGAAATATGCCAAATTCTTTGAGGACTATGGGGTATTCATGAGAGAGGGGATTGTCACGATTGCAGAGCAAGATGTCAAG GAGGACATAGCAAAGTTGCTACGTTATGAATCGTCTGCCCTGCCCGCAGGCCAGCTGACCAGCCTGACCGACTACGCCTCCCGCATGAAGGCAGGGAGCAGAAACATCTACTACCTGTGTGCCCCAAACCGGCATCTGGCCGAGCACTCCCCGTACTTTGAGGCCATgaagaagaaggacatggag GTCCTGTTCTGCTATGAGCAATTTGATGAGCTGACGCTCTTGCACCTTCGGGAGTTTGACAAGAAGAAGCTGATCTCTGTGGAGACAGATATTGTTGTTGATCACTATAAGGAAGAGAAGTTTGAGGAGAGCCAGCCAG CTGCAGAACGTCTGACAGAGAAAGAAGCTGAGGATCTGATGGCCTGGATGAGAAATGCCTTAGGCTCTCGAGTCACTGGTGTTAAG GTGACTACGCGGCTGGACACACACCCCGCCATGATCACTGTGCTCGAGATGGGGGCTGCCCGCCACTTTCTTCGCATGCAGCAGCTGGCCAAGACCCAAGAGGAgcgtgcccagctcctgcagcccaccCTGGAGATCAACACAGG GCATGCTCTGATTAAGAAGCTTAACGAGCTGAAGGACAGTCAGCCTGATCTGGCCCAGCTGTTGCTTGATCAG atATATGAGAATGCCATGATAGCAGCAGGTCTGAATGAGGATCCCAGACCAATGGTGAGCCGGCTGAATGAGCTCCTCACCAGAATCCTGGAGAAGAACTGA